In Arthrobacter sp. SLBN-112, a genomic segment contains:
- a CDS encoding helix-turn-helix domain-containing protein has translation MALIAPRVTAGLPAGEAGSLARALEDSNDITVFVDGTVHRLPAQARDAVVDLLARLGRGETVTVSSVEEMLTTSQAAELAGISHTYLRNMTDRGEIPVEYRGSHRRIRQADIMAWLEHQKHEDQKRQQDNAARDAAGQAE, from the coding sequence ATGGCATTGATAGCCCCCCGCGTTACGGCCGGCCTGCCCGCAGGCGAGGCCGGCAGCCTTGCGCGCGCACTCGAGGACAGCAACGACATCACCGTCTTCGTGGACGGCACCGTCCACCGCCTGCCCGCGCAGGCGAGGGACGCCGTCGTGGATCTCCTTGCACGGCTGGGACGCGGCGAAACGGTGACGGTGAGCAGCGTGGAGGAAATGCTGACCACTTCCCAGGCGGCGGAACTGGCGGGGATCTCGCACACCTACCTGCGGAACATGACGGACCGCGGCGAGATTCCGGTGGAGTACCGCGGCTCGCACCGCCGGATCCGGCAGGCTGACATCATGGCGTGGCTGGAACACCAGAAGCATGAGGACCAGAAGCGCCAGCAGGACAATGCCGCCCGGGACGCCGCCGGGCAGGCAGAGTAG
- the ptsP gene encoding phosphoenolpyruvate--protein phosphotransferase has product MQNFPGVGVSPGRVIGTIRQMPKPISEPPVGDQLAADTTADEATAALKAAAQAVHDELKDRASHAVGDGKAVLEATALMAKDTMLIKGAAKLVARGTSAERAIWESGSSVSEMLHNLGGYMAERATDVLDVRARIVAELRGVPAPGIPASNTPFVLVAEDLAPADTATLDPNKVLALVTAGGGPQSHTAIIARSLGLPAVVAAVGVDELADGTEVYVDGAAGNITSEPDETLRATAEAWAATASLLAEFNGTGTTADGHLVPLLANVGGGKDAEAAAKLGAQGVGLFRTEFCFLERDTEPSVEEQAAAYKSVFDAFPGKKVVLRTLDAGADKPLPFLTDSTEPNPALGVRGYRTDFTTPGVLDRQLEAIALAQQESEADVWVMAPMISTAEEAARFASMCADAGIKTPGVMVEVPSAALTAEAILREVGFASLGTNDLTQYAMAADRQLGPLANLNTPWQPAVLRLVGLTVEGSRAEGHNKPVGVCGEAAADPALAVVLTGLGVNTLSMTARSLAAVAAVLKTVTLSEAQELAKLALSAPSATEARAWVREKLPVLEELGL; this is encoded by the coding sequence GTGCAGAACTTCCCAGGAGTAGGCGTCAGTCCAGGTCGCGTCATCGGCACCATCCGCCAGATGCCCAAACCGATCAGCGAGCCGCCCGTCGGCGACCAGCTGGCCGCCGACACCACTGCCGATGAAGCCACCGCCGCATTGAAAGCTGCCGCGCAGGCCGTGCACGACGAACTGAAGGACCGGGCCTCCCATGCCGTGGGTGATGGCAAGGCAGTCCTGGAAGCCACCGCGCTGATGGCCAAGGACACCATGCTGATCAAGGGGGCCGCCAAGCTTGTGGCCCGCGGAACCTCCGCCGAACGCGCCATCTGGGAATCCGGCTCCTCGGTTTCCGAGATGCTGCACAACCTGGGCGGCTACATGGCCGAACGCGCCACGGACGTCCTGGACGTCCGCGCCCGGATCGTCGCTGAGCTCCGCGGTGTTCCCGCGCCGGGTATCCCGGCCTCCAACACCCCGTTCGTCCTGGTGGCCGAGGACCTTGCGCCGGCCGACACCGCCACCCTGGACCCCAACAAGGTCCTGGCACTGGTTACCGCAGGCGGCGGCCCCCAGTCCCACACCGCCATCATCGCCCGGTCCCTGGGCCTGCCCGCCGTGGTTGCTGCCGTCGGCGTGGACGAACTCGCGGACGGCACCGAGGTGTACGTTGACGGTGCGGCCGGGAACATCACGTCCGAACCGGATGAGACCCTCCGGGCTACAGCCGAGGCGTGGGCCGCCACGGCGTCGCTGCTGGCGGAGTTCAACGGCACGGGCACGACGGCGGACGGCCACCTGGTGCCGCTGCTCGCCAACGTGGGCGGCGGCAAGGACGCCGAAGCCGCTGCCAAACTCGGAGCGCAGGGCGTGGGCCTGTTCCGCACCGAGTTCTGCTTCCTGGAACGCGATACCGAACCCAGCGTGGAGGAACAGGCAGCGGCCTACAAGAGCGTCTTCGATGCCTTCCCCGGCAAGAAGGTGGTCCTGCGCACGCTGGACGCCGGGGCCGACAAGCCCCTGCCGTTCCTGACCGACTCCACGGAGCCCAACCCGGCCCTGGGCGTCCGCGGCTACCGCACCGACTTCACCACCCCCGGCGTCCTGGACCGGCAGCTGGAAGCCATCGCGCTGGCCCAGCAAGAGTCCGAGGCCGACGTCTGGGTCATGGCCCCCATGATTTCCACGGCCGAGGAAGCCGCGCGCTTCGCTTCCATGTGCGCAGACGCCGGCATCAAGACCCCCGGCGTCATGGTGGAGGTCCCGTCCGCCGCCCTCACCGCCGAAGCGATCCTCCGCGAAGTGGGCTTCGCCAGCCTGGGCACCAACGACCTGACCCAGTACGCCATGGCCGCCGACCGCCAGCTCGGCCCCCTTGCCAACCTCAATACCCCCTGGCAGCCCGCGGTCCTGCGCCTCGTCGGGCTCACGGTTGAAGGGTCCAGGGCCGAAGGCCACAACAAGCCGGTAGGCGTCTGCGGTGAGGCTGCCGCGGACCCGGCCCTCGCCGTCGTCCTCACCGGCCTTGGGGTGAACACCCTGTCCATGACCGCCCGCTCGCTCGCGGCGGTGGCCGCCGTCCTGAAGACAGTGACCCTCTCCGAAGCCCAGGAACTGGCAAAGCTGGCCCTCTCCGCGCCGAGCGCCACGGAAGCCCGGGCGTGGGTGCGGGAGAAACTGCCGGTCCTGGAGGAACTGGGGCTCTGA
- a CDS encoding TetR/AcrR family transcriptional regulator, producing the protein MSLDGQLPPKMRLLRAAAELLANSAGAPVSTRQITQLAGVSAPTLYHHFGDKEGLFDAVVAAGFEEYVAGERDFAPSGQPIEDIRRMWDNHVQFGLNQPELYLVMFGNIRPESRPAIVADAEALMEEMLNKAAAAGQLNVQPREAARSILAANVGVTLMLIAESVAERNLELSTMTRDAMIFAVSAEPASGSAGGSTGKSSVVVAAIALNAALQASHSDQLSSSELKLFLEWLHRISTSAAG; encoded by the coding sequence ATGAGTTTGGATGGCCAGCTTCCCCCCAAAATGCGGCTGCTCCGCGCAGCCGCGGAGTTGCTGGCAAATTCCGCGGGGGCGCCGGTGTCCACCCGCCAGATCACCCAGCTGGCTGGGGTATCGGCGCCAACGCTGTACCACCACTTCGGTGACAAGGAAGGTCTGTTCGACGCCGTCGTCGCCGCAGGGTTTGAGGAATATGTCGCGGGCGAAAGGGATTTTGCCCCTTCCGGACAGCCGATTGAGGACATCCGGAGAATGTGGGACAACCATGTCCAGTTCGGACTGAACCAGCCCGAGTTGTACCTGGTGATGTTTGGCAACATCCGCCCGGAAAGCCGGCCTGCCATCGTGGCGGACGCCGAGGCGCTGATGGAGGAGATGCTGAACAAGGCAGCGGCTGCGGGCCAGCTGAACGTCCAGCCCAGGGAGGCGGCCAGGTCAATCCTGGCGGCCAACGTGGGCGTGACGTTGATGCTGATTGCGGAGTCCGTCGCCGAAAGGAACCTCGAATTGTCCACCATGACCCGGGACGCCATGATCTTCGCGGTGTCCGCCGAGCCCGCCAGCGGCTCCGCCGGGGGCAGCACCGGGAAGTCCTCGGTGGTGGTGGCAGCGATCGCCCTGAACGCCGCACTTCAGGCTTCGCACTCTGACCAGCTTTCGAGCTCGGAACTCAAGCTCTTCCTCGAATGGCTGCACCGGATCTCCACCAGCGCCGCCGGTTAG
- a CDS encoding PTS mannitol transporter subunit IICBA, with translation MATETVAKPRTSARVHVQKFGTFLSGMIMPNIGAFIAWGIITALFIEKGWLPVPQLGGFGETDGKPNIGLVGPMITYLLPLLIGYTGGKMVYDVRGGVLGAIGTMGVIVGAGIPMFIGAMIMGPLGGWTMKKIDMLWDGKIRPGFEMLVNNFSAGIWGALLALLGFYGISPLVTAFSEQAGKFVEFLVQNGLLPLTSIFIEPAKVLFLNNAINHGVLTPLGVQQSLEQGKSILFLLEANPGPGLGLLLAYTFFGRGAAKASAPGAALIQFFGGIHEIYFPYVLMRPLLILGTIAGGMTGIATLAVTNSGLVAPAAPGSIFAVLAQTSRDSYFGVILSVVLAATVSFLVSSVILRTTKHSDETDLSDATSRMEEMKGKKSSVASTLTGAGAGAAAGAAAGRRGGVGVLAGPVRNVVFACDAGMGSSAMGASVLRNKIKAAGFPDVKVTNASIANLTDSYDVVVTHQDLTERAKPATSSAVHYSVDNFMSSPRYDEIVELVRESNTERGDTADAGATHGAHAADAPVDAAPAAAAGTAAAASAAGTPEILARESVVLTGSATTRDAAIDEAGRLLLARGAVDEGYIAAMHEREESVSTYMGSFLAIPHGTNAAKDHIRKSAVSVIRYPEGIDWNGKEVKFVVGVAGINNEHLHILSSIAKVFTNKEQVARLEAATSEDEVLELFGKVNA, from the coding sequence ATGGCAACAGAGACAGTTGCAAAACCCCGCACCAGCGCGCGCGTGCACGTCCAAAAGTTCGGGACATTCCTGTCCGGCATGATCATGCCCAACATCGGTGCGTTCATCGCCTGGGGCATCATCACCGCCCTCTTCATCGAGAAGGGCTGGCTGCCGGTGCCGCAGCTGGGTGGTTTCGGCGAGACCGACGGGAAGCCCAACATCGGCCTGGTGGGCCCGATGATCACCTACCTCCTGCCCCTGCTGATCGGCTACACCGGCGGCAAAATGGTCTACGACGTCCGCGGCGGCGTGCTGGGTGCCATCGGCACCATGGGCGTGATCGTCGGTGCCGGCATCCCCATGTTCATCGGCGCCATGATCATGGGCCCGCTGGGCGGCTGGACCATGAAGAAGATCGACATGCTGTGGGACGGCAAGATCCGCCCCGGCTTCGAGATGCTGGTCAACAATTTCTCCGCCGGTATTTGGGGCGCCTTGCTGGCCCTGTTGGGCTTCTATGGCATTTCGCCGCTGGTCACCGCTTTCAGTGAGCAGGCAGGCAAGTTCGTCGAGTTCCTGGTGCAGAACGGGCTCCTGCCGCTGACCAGCATCTTCATCGAACCGGCTAAGGTCCTGTTCCTGAACAACGCCATCAACCACGGCGTGCTCACGCCGCTGGGCGTGCAGCAGTCGCTGGAGCAGGGCAAGTCCATCCTGTTCCTGCTCGAAGCCAACCCGGGCCCCGGCCTGGGCCTCCTGCTCGCGTACACGTTCTTTGGCCGCGGCGCCGCCAAGGCATCGGCTCCCGGCGCAGCCCTCATCCAGTTCTTCGGCGGTATCCACGAGATCTACTTCCCGTACGTCCTGATGCGCCCGCTGCTCATCCTGGGTACGATCGCCGGCGGCATGACCGGCATCGCCACGCTTGCCGTCACCAACTCGGGCCTGGTGGCCCCGGCCGCGCCTGGCTCCATCTTCGCCGTGCTGGCGCAGACCTCCCGCGACAGCTACTTCGGCGTGATCCTCTCCGTGGTGCTGGCGGCCACAGTCTCCTTCCTGGTGTCTTCCGTCATCCTGCGAACCACCAAGCACAGCGATGAGACGGACCTGTCCGACGCCACCTCCCGCATGGAGGAGATGAAGGGGAAGAAGAGCTCGGTTGCCTCCACCCTGACCGGTGCCGGCGCAGGAGCCGCAGCGGGTGCCGCTGCCGGCCGCCGCGGCGGAGTAGGCGTCCTGGCAGGCCCGGTGCGCAACGTCGTGTTCGCCTGCGACGCCGGCATGGGCTCCAGCGCCATGGGCGCCTCGGTGCTGCGGAACAAGATCAAGGCCGCCGGGTTCCCCGACGTCAAGGTCACCAACGCCTCCATCGCCAACCTCACCGACAGCTACGACGTCGTGGTCACCCACCAGGACCTCACCGAGCGTGCCAAGCCGGCCACGTCCAGCGCCGTGCACTATTCGGTGGACAACTTCATGAGCAGCCCGCGCTACGACGAGATCGTGGAGCTGGTCCGCGAAAGCAACACCGAGCGCGGTGACACGGCCGACGCCGGCGCCACCCACGGTGCGCACGCCGCCGATGCCCCGGTGGATGCTGCGCCCGCTGCCGCGGCAGGAACCGCGGCTGCGGCTTCCGCTGCCGGAACCCCCGAGATCCTGGCCCGGGAGAGCGTGGTCCTGACCGGTTCGGCTACCACCCGCGACGCTGCCATCGACGAGGCAGGCCGGCTGCTGCTGGCCCGGGGCGCCGTGGATGAGGGCTACATCGCCGCCATGCACGAGCGCGAGGAGTCCGTGTCCACCTACATGGGCAGCTTCCTGGCCATCCCGCACGGCACCAACGCCGCCAAGGACCACATCCGCAAGTCCGCGGTGTCCGTGATCCGCTACCCGGAAGGCATCGACTGGAACGGCAAGGAAGTGAAGTTCGTGGTGGGCGTCGCAGGCATCAACAACGAACACCTGCACATCCTGTCCTCCATCGCCAAGGTCTTCACGAACAAGGAGCAGGTGGCACGGCTCGAGGCTGCCACGTCCGAGGATGAAGTCCTGGAGCTCTTCGGAAAGGTCAACGCTTAA
- a CDS encoding mannitol-1-phosphate 5-dehydrogenase — translation MKAVHFGAGNIGRGFVGLLLHEAGYEVVFADVAEELITRLAAADSYAVHEVGENPAVRTVDNFRALNSNAQEAELVAEIATADIVTTAVGPHILKFVAPVIAKGIVARVPGRAPLQVMACENAINATDILAKEVAAQPGAAAGALDGKAVFANTAVDRIVPNQEPGQGLDVTVETFYEWVIDRTAFGDAAPAIPGATFVDDLSPYIERKLFTVNTGHASAAYLGFEAGLEKISDAMADQDVAEDVRAVLEETKQLLVAKHGFSNDEQEAYVQKILVRFSNPYLPDTVNRVGRAPLRKLSRHERFIGPAAELAERGVVPEALLGAIAAALRFNDPADAEATELAEILGTASPADATARITGLEPDHPLFSAVATLVEERQAELAGTPA, via the coding sequence ATGAAGGCAGTACATTTTGGCGCCGGCAACATCGGCCGCGGCTTCGTGGGCCTGCTCCTGCATGAGGCCGGCTACGAGGTGGTGTTCGCGGACGTGGCCGAGGAACTGATCACCCGGCTGGCGGCTGCGGACAGCTACGCGGTGCACGAGGTGGGCGAGAACCCTGCCGTGCGGACGGTGGACAACTTCCGGGCGCTGAACTCCAACGCCCAGGAAGCTGAGCTGGTCGCGGAGATTGCGACGGCGGACATCGTCACCACGGCGGTGGGTCCGCACATCCTGAAGTTCGTGGCGCCCGTGATCGCCAAGGGCATCGTCGCCAGGGTGCCCGGCCGGGCACCCCTGCAGGTGATGGCCTGCGAGAACGCCATCAACGCCACGGACATCCTGGCCAAAGAGGTGGCCGCCCAGCCGGGGGCCGCCGCCGGGGCCCTGGACGGGAAGGCGGTGTTCGCCAATACTGCCGTAGACAGGATCGTGCCCAACCAGGAACCCGGGCAGGGCCTGGACGTCACCGTGGAAACCTTCTACGAATGGGTCATCGACCGGACCGCCTTCGGCGACGCCGCACCGGCGATCCCCGGTGCCACATTCGTGGACGACCTCTCGCCGTACATCGAACGGAAGCTGTTCACCGTGAATACCGGGCATGCCTCCGCGGCCTACCTGGGTTTTGAGGCGGGGCTGGAAAAGATCTCCGACGCCATGGCGGACCAGGATGTGGCCGAGGACGTCCGGGCGGTGCTCGAGGAGACCAAGCAGCTCCTGGTGGCCAAGCACGGTTTCAGCAACGACGAGCAGGAAGCCTACGTCCAGAAAATCCTGGTCCGGTTCTCCAACCCGTACTTGCCGGACACCGTCAACCGGGTGGGCCGGGCGCCGTTGCGGAAGTTGAGCCGCCACGAGCGCTTCATCGGCCCGGCGGCGGAGCTGGCGGAACGCGGCGTGGTGCCGGAGGCCCTGCTGGGCGCCATCGCTGCCGCGCTCCGCTTCAACGACCCCGCCGATGCCGAGGCCACCGAGCTGGCGGAGATCCTCGGCACCGCAAGCCCGGCTGACGCCACGGCCCGGATCACCGGACTGGAACCGGACCATCCGCTGTTCAGCGCCGTCGCCACTCTCGTGGAGGAGCGGCAAGCGGAACTGGCCGGCACCCCCGCCTGA
- a CDS encoding GNAT family N-acetyltransferase: MLTADVDGGTFRLRHATPADLPAMVRLLAHDALGASRETARDMEPYQRAFDAINADPAHLLIVGETVPPGDQTGPVVATFQLSFLPGISRQGAWRSQLEGVRVAASLRGQGLGKLMVGWAIGESRRRGCNLMQLTTHHSRSAAHRFYEQLGFEASHVGMKLTL; encoded by the coding sequence TTGCTGACCGCCGACGTCGACGGTGGTACGTTCCGCCTCCGCCACGCCACCCCTGCCGACCTCCCGGCCATGGTGCGGCTGCTCGCCCACGACGCCTTGGGTGCCAGCCGCGAGACCGCGCGGGACATGGAGCCCTACCAGCGCGCTTTTGATGCGATCAACGCCGACCCCGCCCACCTCTTGATCGTTGGCGAGACTGTTCCGCCGGGGGACCAGACTGGGCCGGTGGTGGCCACCTTCCAGCTCAGCTTCCTCCCCGGCATCTCCCGGCAAGGTGCGTGGCGCTCGCAGCTCGAAGGCGTCCGCGTGGCTGCGTCCCTTCGGGGGCAGGGCCTCGGAAAGCTCATGGTGGGCTGGGCCATCGGGGAGTCCCGGCGCCGCGGCTGCAACCTGATGCAGCTGACCACGCACCACAGCCGCTCCGCAGCGCACCGGTTCTATGAGCAGCTGGGCTTTGAGGCCAGCCATGTAGGGATGAAGTTGACTCTCTGA
- a CDS encoding MarR family winged helix-turn-helix transcriptional regulator has product MNDDNALQELASGFREALRHSVYLVRRLDADGELSAAQLSTLKMLLDEGQRVGEIARNLGVRVPSATEQIIKLERAGLARREPDPNDSRAVRVILTPEGRDAVDSANRRRNQVMAGILSTLSDQDRKALADALPVIDKINASLQN; this is encoded by the coding sequence ATGAACGACGATAACGCACTGCAGGAACTTGCCAGCGGGTTCCGCGAAGCCCTCCGCCACAGCGTGTACCTGGTCCGGCGCCTGGACGCCGACGGCGAACTCAGCGCCGCCCAGCTCAGCACCCTCAAGATGCTGCTCGACGAGGGCCAGCGCGTCGGCGAGATCGCCCGGAACCTCGGGGTCCGTGTCCCCAGCGCCACCGAGCAGATCATCAAGCTCGAACGTGCCGGGCTGGCCCGCCGCGAGCCGGACCCCAACGACTCCCGCGCCGTCCGGGTGATCCTGACCCCCGAAGGCCGGGACGCCGTCGACTCCGCAAACCGGCGCCGCAACCAGGTAATGGCAGGCATCCTGAGCACCCTCAGCGACCAGGACCGCAAGGCCCTGGCGGACGCGCTGCCGGTCATCGACAAAATCAACGCTTCCCTCCAGAACTGA
- a CDS encoding MFS transporter: protein MDGQLAETLPAPENTLQAEKASFLKQPKAVWATALAAVFAFMGIGLVDPILPAIATNLDASPSQVSLLFTSYFLVTALAMLITGFVSSRIGGKRTLLIGLAVIVVFSSLSGLSASVGELVGFRAGWGLGNALFVATALAVIVGVASGGAGTAIILYEAALGLGISLGPLLGALLGGWQWRAPFFGTAVLMAAAFVALIALLPKTPLPERKVRLRDPLLALGHKGLRTTAASGLFYNYGFFTILAFTPFILGMNAYGIGGVFFGWGVAVAVFSVFVAPPLQARFGAVKVLAGTLFLLMLDLAGLGLAAGHSVPAVVVLVIVAGALLGVNNTIYTELAMGVSDSPRPVASSGYNFVRWMGGALAPFAAAQLGEHFGPQVPFFAGAAAMVVAILIALGGRAYLSSHEPHVV, encoded by the coding sequence ATGGACGGCCAGCTCGCAGAAACCCTGCCGGCACCAGAAAACACCTTGCAGGCTGAAAAGGCCTCATTCCTTAAGCAACCGAAGGCTGTGTGGGCCACCGCGCTCGCCGCAGTGTTCGCCTTCATGGGCATCGGCCTGGTGGACCCCATCCTCCCGGCCATTGCCACAAACCTCGATGCCAGCCCCAGCCAGGTCTCGCTGCTGTTCACCAGCTACTTCCTGGTCACCGCGCTGGCCATGCTGATCACCGGGTTTGTCTCCTCCCGAATCGGCGGCAAACGGACCCTGCTGATCGGCCTGGCCGTGATTGTCGTCTTCTCCTCGCTCTCCGGCCTGTCCGCCAGCGTCGGTGAACTGGTGGGCTTCCGCGCGGGCTGGGGCCTGGGCAACGCACTGTTCGTGGCCACGGCCCTCGCCGTGATCGTGGGCGTGGCCAGCGGCGGCGCCGGTACCGCGATCATCCTCTACGAAGCCGCCCTGGGCCTGGGTATCTCGCTCGGCCCGCTCTTGGGCGCCCTCCTGGGCGGCTGGCAGTGGCGCGCACCGTTCTTCGGCACCGCCGTCCTCATGGCGGCCGCCTTCGTCGCCCTGATCGCCCTGCTGCCCAAGACGCCCCTGCCCGAGCGAAAGGTCCGCCTGCGCGATCCCCTGCTGGCATTGGGCCACAAGGGACTGCGGACGACGGCGGCGAGCGGCCTGTTCTACAACTACGGCTTCTTCACCATCCTGGCCTTCACCCCGTTCATCCTGGGCATGAACGCCTACGGAATCGGCGGCGTCTTCTTCGGCTGGGGCGTGGCCGTGGCCGTCTTCTCCGTCTTCGTGGCACCGCCGCTGCAGGCCCGTTTCGGTGCCGTCAAGGTACTGGCCGGCACCCTGTTCCTGCTCATGCTGGACCTGGCCGGGCTGGGCCTGGCGGCGGGGCACTCGGTGCCGGCCGTCGTCGTCCTGGTGATCGTTGCCGGTGCCCTGCTGGGCGTCAACAACACCATTTACACCGAACTGGCCATGGGTGTCTCGGATTCGCCCCGCCCCGTGGCGTCCTCCGGCTACAACTTCGTCCGCTGGATGGGCGGTGCGCTGGCCCCGTTCGCGGCGGCGCAGCTCGGTGAGCACTTCGGCCCGCAGGTTCCGTTCTTCGCGGGTGCGGCGGCCATGGTGGTCGCCATCCTGATCGCCCTCGGCGGCCGGGCCTACCTCTCCTCGCACGAACCGCACGTGGTGTAA